GGCCTAGCCTGAGGTTACGGAGCGCTGATCCCCCAACGTATTGCTCCTGGTACTGCGCGCGAGCGCACCACCTCCTTTCCCGGAAAACGCCCGGCCGATGCCGGGCGTTTTCCGCTGGAGGCCGGTCAGAGCCCGGCCAGGACCTCGTCGAGCGCCGCCAGCGCTTTTTCCACGTCGAAGCCCCCGCCCTGGGCCAGGTGGGGCTTGCCGCCGCCGCGCCCGCCGGTCCGCTCGGCGAGCGCGCGGATCACCTGCCCGGCGGCGAGGCCGCGCTGGACGGCGTCGGGGCTCACCTTGACGATGAGCGCGCCCCCCGCCCCCACGACGACGAGGTCGACGCCGTAGCGCTCGAGGATCTCGTCGGCCACCTGGCGCAGCGACGGCACATCGAGGCCGGCGAAGGCCGCGGCCACGTAGCGCCAGCCCCCGGCCTCGCGCACCGCGGGGGCGCCCCCGCCGCCCAGCTGGGCGCGCGCCAGGTCCGCGGCCAGCTTCTCGTTCTCGCGGCGCAGTTGCTTGAGCTCCTGCTGCAGCTTCTCGATGCGCTGCGGCAGCCCCTCGAGGCTGGTGCCCAGCGCCCGCGCCAGCGCCGCGTCGCGGTCGAGCAGGTCGCGGGCGTAGCGCACCGCCGCCTCGCCGGTGAGCGCCTCGATGCGGCGCACGCCCGCGGAGACCGCCTCCTCGGCGGTGATCACGAAGTAGCCGATCTCGCCGGTGCGGCGCACGTGGCAGCCGCCGCAGAGCTCCATCGAGCGCACCTCGGCCTCGAGGATGCCGGCGGTGTCGGGGCTGCCCTCCACCTTGACGACGCGCACGGTGTCGGCGTATTTCTCGCCGAACAGCGCCATGGCGCCGGCCTTCTTGGCCTCCTCCAGGGGCATGAAGGTCCAGCTCACCGGGAAGTCGGCCTGGACCCAGCGGTTGACGAGCAGCTCGACCTTGCGCACCTCCTCGGGGCTGAGGGCGGCGGCGTGGGTGAAGTCGAAGCGCAGCCGGTCGGGGGCGACCAGGCTGCCCGCCTGGCGCACCTGCGGCCCCAGCACCGCCCGCAAGGCCGCGTGCAGCAGGTGGGTGGCCGTGTGGTTCTTCTCGGTGCAGCGGCGCTCGGGGTCGACGACGGCGCGCACGGCGGCGCCGACGGCAAGCGCCCCCTCCTCGACCTCGACCTCGTGCAGGTGCAGGCCCTGCTTGCTCTTCTTGGTGGTCACGACCCGGGCGCGGCCTCCGGGCCACTCGAGGTAACCCGAGTCGCCCACCTGACCGCCGCCCTCGGCGTAGAAGGGGGTGCGGTCGAGGACGACCTGGCCGCCCTGGCCGGCCTCGAGGCGGTCGAGCTCGGCCTCGCCCTGAAGGATGAGGAGCACCTTGCCCTCGTCCTCGAGGCGCTCGTATCCGGTGAACTCGGTGGCGCCGTGGTCTTCGAAGACGCGCTCGAGCGCCGGGGCGGCGGCGGCGAAGACGTCGCCCGAAAAGGCGCTGGCGGCGCGGGCGCGCTCGACCTGTTCGCGCATGGCCCGCTCGAAGCCCTCGCGGTCCACCTTGACGCCGCGCTCGGCGGCGATCTCCTCGGTGAGGTCGAGGGGGAAGCCGTAGGTGTCGTGCAACCGGAAGGCCTCTTCGCCGGGGAGGACGTCGCCCTCCTTGAGGCCGGCCAGGAGCGACTCGAGCCTGCGGATGCCCTGCTCGAGGGTCTCGAGGAAACGCGCCTCCTCGGCGCGGATCGCCGGCTGGACGCTGGCGAGCTGCTCCTTCATCTCGGGGTAGTAGTCCCCCAACAGCTCGGCGACGACCGGGGCGAGCTCGTGCAGGAAGGGCTCCTTGATGCCCAGCAGGTAGCCGTGGCGCACCGCCCGGCGCAGGAGGCGCCGGATCACGTAGCCGCGCCCGGTGTTGGAAAAGGTGGCGCCGTCGGAGAGCGCGGCGACCACGGCGCGCACGTGGTCGGCGATGACGCGGTGGCTCACGCTCAGCGCGCCCTTGTAGGGCACGCCCGAGCGCTCGGCCACGAGGTCGATGAGCGGCTTGAAGGTGTCGGTGGCGTAGAAGTCCTCCACGTCCTGCAGGATGGCGGCCACCCGGTAGAGGCCCATTCCGGTGTCGATGTTCTTCTGCGGCAGGGGCTCGAGCACCCCCTCTCCGGGGATGGGGCCGGAGCGGTTGAACTGGGTGAAGACCAGGTTCCAGATCTCCACGAAGCGGTCGCCGGATCCGGTGTTGGGCCCGGTCTCGTCCGGGCTGCCGAAGCCGGGGCCGCGGTCGTAGAAGATCTCGCTGCAAGGGCCGCAGGGGCCGTTGGGCCCCTCGCTGATCGCGCCCGCGGGCCAGAAGTTCTCGTCCTCGTCCCAGCGGCTGATCCGCTCCTCGGGCACCCCCACCACGTCGCGCCAGATGGCGTAGGCCTCGTCGTCGTCCTTGTAGACGGTGACGTAGAGGCGGTCGGGGTCGAGGCCCAGCCACTTGGGGTCGGTCACGAACTCCCAGGCCCAGGCGATGGCCTCCTTCTTGAAGTAGTCGCCGAAGGAAAAGTTGCCGAGCATCTCGAAGAAGGTGTTGTGGCGGGCGGTGCGCCCGACGTTTTCGATGTCGCCGACGCGCAGGCACTTCTGGCAGGTGACCACCCGGCGATGCTCCCCCTCGTGCCCGGGAAAGACCGGCTTGGCCCCCATGAAGTAGGGTTTGAGCGGCGCCATGCCGGCGACGATGAAGAGCAGGGTGGGGTCGTCTTCGGGAATGAGGCTGAAGGGCGGCAGCCGCAGGTGCCCCTTCTCCTCGAAGAAACGCAGGTATTTTTCGCGGATCTCGGCGGTCGTCATCAGCGGGATTATACCGCGCTCTACTTTTATTCACGCGCTCCTGGGCTAGACTCGGCCGCGTGGAACTCGTTCTCTTGGTCTGGCGCAACCTGACCGCACGCTTCACCCGCAGCCTCTTCACCTGGCTGGGCATCGCCGTGGCCACGGCCTCGATGGTGCTCTTCCTCTCCTTCGGCGAGGGGCTGCGTCAGGCGCTCGTCAGCGAGATGGGCAACTTCGGTCCCCAGATCCGGGTGGTGGCCGAGGGTACCGACGTCTTCAGCCCGCCCCAGCCCGAGCTGCCTCCGGAGATGCTCGAGCAGATCCGGGCCATGGCCCCCGAACTGGGCATCCGCAAGATCATCCCCTCGGTGATGCTGGTCCGCGGCGGGTTCGACCCGACGTCGAGCTTCATCTTCCACGGCCTGCCCGAAGGCGCGGACCCGCGCGACTTCTACCCGCCGGCCAAGGCGGCCGCGGGCAGGCTCGACCCCCATCCCGACGGCGCGGTGGTGGGGGCGAAGAAGGCCGAGCTGAGCAAGCTGACGCTGGGCAAGCCGCTGCGGCTGAGCCGCGAGGTCACCGTGCCGGTCGTGGGCATCCTCGAGCCCGCGAGCGGGCTGGTCGACAGCCTGATCTTCGTCCCCCTCAAGACGCTGCAGCAGGTGCTGGGCACCAAGAACTACGGCGTCTTCATGATCCTCCTCGACCCCGACGCCAAGGTCGAAGAGGTGGCCCGGAAGCTGGAGGCGGCCATCCCCGGCATCGACGCCCAGAGCACCAACGAGGCCCTCAAGTTCGCGGAGCGCTCGCTGCGCATCGGCGACCTGATCCGCTTCGGCATCAGCCTGGTCGCGCTGGTGGTGGGCGGGCTGCTCGTCGCCAACACCGTGATGATGAGCGTCTACGAACGCACGCGCGAGTTCGGGGTGATGCGCGCCATCGGCGCGCGCCGCCGCTTCATCTTCGGTCTGGTGCTTTCCGAAGCGCTCTTCCTGGCGCTCGCGGGCGGCCTCGCGGGCGTGCTCGCAGGCGTGCTCGGTTCGGCGGCGATCAACGCCTACACCCAGGAGGCGGTGGGGCTCGCCCTCTCGGCGGTCACCCCGCGCCTGGCGCTGTTTTCGATGGCGGTTGCGCTGGTGCTGGGGCTGCTGGCGGGCCTGCTGCCGGCGCGCGGGGCCAGCCGCATTCCCGTGACCGAAGCGCTGGGGAGGGTCTGATGCTGCGCGCGGAGAACCTGACCAAACGCTACCGCCAGGGCAGCGTCACCGTGACCGCCCTGGAAGGGTTCAGCTACGAGTTTCCCCCCGGTCCGACGGCCGTGGTGGGGCCGAGCGGATCCGGCAAGACGACGTTGCTCAACCTGCTCGCGGGCTTCGACCTGCCCACCGAGGGCGAGGTCGAGCTGGGGGGCGCCCGCCTCGACCGCCTGGGCGAGGACGAGCGCGCCGGGGTGCGGCTCGAGCAGGCGGGGTTCGTCTTCCAGAGCTGGAACCTGCTGCCCACCCTGACGGCCCTCGAGAACGTCGCCTTCCCCCTGCTGCTCGCGGGGGTGGCGGCGGGGGTGCGGCGCGAACGGGCCATGGCGCTGCTCGAGCAGGTGGGGCTCGCGGACCGCGCCCACCACCGACCCAACCAGCTCTCCGGGGGCGAGCAGCAGCGCGTGGCCATCGCCCGGGCGCTGGCGCTCGAACCCGCGGTGCTCTTCGCCGACGAACCCACGGGCAACCTCGACTCCGCCGCCGGGCACCGGGTGCTCGATCTGCTGCTGGAGCACGCCGTCGGCGAGCGCCGGCTCGTCCTCGTCACCCACGACCTCGAGATCGCCGCCCGCGCGGAACGGGTGCTGCACCTGCGCGACGGCCGGCTCGTCAAGATCGAGGAGCCCGCCGCCGTCTAGCGGGGTTCAGGAACGGGGTTCGACCACCAGGCCGGAACGCTTGGCCTGGTACATGCGGGCGTCGGCCAGCTTGATCAGCTCGGAGGGGTCGCGGGTGTCCTCGGGGAAGGCCGCGGCCCCGATGTTCACCCCCACGCAGGTCGTCTCGACGCAGACCTGCTCGATGGCGCGGGCGTAGCGTTCCGCCGCCCGCACGGCGCCCAGCAGCGCCGTGTGCGGCATGAGCACCGCGAACTCGTCGCCGCCCCAGCGGAAGATGCGGTCGCCGTTGCGGGTGATCTCGCTCAGCACCCGCCCCACGCGCACCAGCACCTGGTCGCCGGCGGCGTGGCCGTAGCGGTCGTTGACCTCCTTGAAGCGGCTCAGGTCCATGACCAGGATGGAGAGCGGGTAGCCGTAGCGCTCGGCGCTCTGCCACATCACCGTGAACTCGCGGTCGAAGGCGCGGCGGTTGGGCAGACCGGTGAGGGGGTCGGTGTGCGCCGCCCGCTCGAGTAGGTTGCGGTAGTGCTGTTCGTGCAGCAGCAGCGCCGCCTGCTGGGCGAAGAAACGCGCGGCCTCGATCGACTCGTCGTCAAAGGCCTCGGGGTCGGAGAAGGACTCGATGTTGAGGACGGCCAGCACCTCCCCCTGGTAGACGATCGGGAGGCAGAGGTTGGCCTTGATCTCGCGCACCCGCCCCGCCTGGTCGATGACCTCGATCGGCGCGGTCTTGTAGCTCACCTCGGCGATGTCCTGCTCCACCGCGGAGAAGACGCGGGGCTCGCCGCGGCTCCAGGCCTCCTCGCCGGCGCCGTACCAGACGTCGCGCACGTCCTCGAGGCTGAAGCGGATCTTCTTCAGCCCCTCCTGCTCGTAGCCCAGGGAGGCGGTGTAGCGGAAGTCGTCCTCGGGGGTGCGCACCAGCAGGCTGCCGGCCTCGCCACCGGGCACCAGGCGGACGGCGTAGGCCAGCAGGCGGTCGTAGGCCAGCTCGATGGGGGAGTCGAAGACCTCGCGCTCGAGCCGCAGGAGGGCGTTCATGCGCTCGCGGGTCAGGAACTGCTCGGCCATCAACCCGAGGCCGCGGGCCACCAGGACCAGGAAGTCGCGCTCCTCGTCCTCCCAGGAGCGCACCTTTTCGTCCTGGATAACGAGGACGATGCGGGCGCGGCGCTCGCCGGAAACCGGCACGAAGGCCAGCGACTTCACCCCCGCCTCGTAGACCGAGTCGACCTTGAGGTCGAAGGCCCCGTAGTCGTCGATGAAGAGCGGACGGCGCTGGATGTAGCTGCGCCAGACCCCGCCCCAGCCGGCGGGCAGGCCGTTCTCCAGCAGCTCGCGCTCGGCCTCGGGGATCCGGCCCACCATGGCCAGGGGCTCGAAACGCCCCCCGCGGAAGATCACGACCAGGCCGGACGAGGCCCCCAGCACCGGCAGGAGGAGCTGGATCACCTTCTCCGAGGCTTCGGTCAGGCTGCGGCTGGAGGCCAGCGCGGTCATCAGGCGGCTGAACTGCTCCGCCTCGCGGTTCTCCTGCAACCGCCGGCGCACCAGGCAGACCAGGTTGGCGAAGGCCGTGATCAGGTCGCGCTCGTCTTCTTCCAGGGGCCCCGCCGGCTCGACGCAGAGCACGTAGCGGTCGCACATGGGCACCAGGAAGCGGTAGGGGCCGCGGCCGCCGCCGTCGAGGTAGAGGGGTTCGTCGCTCTGGCTGGCGCGCAGCAGCGGCTCGCGCCACTCCTCGGGGCGGCAGTCGCCCGACTCGACGCGGACCTCGTCGTCCTCGACGCGGAGCACGCAGGCCCCGCGCGCCGGACCCTCCTCGAAGAAACGAGGCGCGCGCCGCAACAGCTCGTCGGGGTCCTCGAAGCGGGCCACCCGTTTGGAGGCGTGCAGGATGGCCCGCAGGCTGCCGCGGATGCGCGCCTGCCTGAGGCTGAGGGCGTCGGCGCGGCGCTTGAGCAGGTGGCCGCCCACGGCCACGAACGCCAGCCCCAGGGCGTCGAGCAGCATCGTCCGGTCCGAGAGGCCGTGCCCCAGGTACATCAGCCAGGTGACCGCGGCGGCGCCCAGACCGGCGAGGCCGCCCCAGAACCAGGCGGCCATGAAGACGGCGAAGGCGCCGAAGGTCATGGACTCGGTCCAGTACCCCAGCAACAGCAGGAGCACGACGATCAGGACAGGCACCCAGGGTCCGCGCATTTTCCGTATTGTATACATGCGAACCCTTTCCCCTCTAGAGGAGCCTTCGCTGGCTGTCGCGCTTTCCGGCCCAGCGGGGCCGCTGGGCGCCGTCGGCCTCGAGGACGAAGGCGTTCACGTCGTCGGCGAGCTGGGCGCGCAGCAGCCGCAGCAGCCGCTCGCGGGCCAGGGCGTCGGCGATCGGGAAGAAGACCTCGAGCCGGCGGTCGAAGTTGCGTTCCATCCAGTCGGCGCTCGAGGCCCACACCTCCCAGCCCTCCGCGGTCCTGAAGGCGGCGAGCCGGGCGTGCTCGAGGAAGCGGCCCACCAGGCTGATGCTCTCGAAGCGGGGGTGCAGCGCGGTGAGCGTGGAGCGCACCACCAGCCGCACCCGCGCCCCGCGGTCGGCGGCCGCGGCGAGCGCGCGCAGCAGGCGGGCGTCGGTGAGGTGGTTCACCTTGACGATCACCTCGCCGCGGTCGCGCGCCACGGCGGCGATCTTGGCGAGCAGCAGCTCGCGGGCCGCGGGACCGCTGGCCAGGGTCTTCGGCTCCGGCGTCCGCCCCGCGGCCAGGGCGTCGAAGTAGCCGGCGACGTCGGCGGTCAGCTCCGGCCGGGCGGTGAAGTAGGAGAGGTCGGTGTAGAGGCGGCCGTTGTGGGGGTTGTAGTTTCCCGTGCCCAGGTGGGCGTAGACGCCGTGTTCGGCCTCGACGAGAAAGAGCTTGGCGTGCACCTTGGCCCCGGGCGGGTAGTCGAGGACCCGCACCCCGTGCCCCTCGAAGTGCAGCCGCCAGTAGAGGTTGACCAGCTCGTCGAAGCGGGCCCGACCCTCGAGGAGCACCTCGACCTCCTTGCCGCGGTCGGCGGCCTCGATCAGCGCGTCCAGGATGGGGTTCTCACGGCCCACGCGGTAGAGCGTGGCGCGGAGGCGGCGCACCCCGGGGTCGCGCGCCGCGGCGCGCGCGAAACCGACCACCTGGCCGAAGTCGTCCCGCGGATGGTAGAGGGTGACGTCGCGTCCGCGCAGGCAGGCGAAGGGGTCGCTCGCGAAGCCGCGGCGGCGCCGGGGGCGCAGCGGGGGGAAGCGCAGCCCGGGCACCTCCAGGTCCGCGAGCTCGAAGAGGGCGCGCAGGTCGAGCGGGGGCGGCTGCTCGAAGACCTCGTCGTCGAGGAGTTCCAGGCTGCGGGCGAGGGCGGTGCGCCAGGGGAAGCCCGCCTCCAGCTCGAGGCGGCTGGGGGCGCCGTCGAGCCGCGTCTCCAGGGCCAGCGGCAGCTCCTCCCAGTCCATGCGCGCGGCCTCGAGCTGGGCGATGCGGGTCAACCGCAGCTCGTACATCGGCATCGGCTCGGGCAGGAAGAGGTCGCTGCGCGCGCGCACCAGGGCCCCCAGCCGCACGAAGGCGCCGGGGCGGCCGGGCACGGGAAGGAAGCGCCGTTGCTCGGGCTGGCGCAGCAGGTAGCGCAACCGCCGGTGCCCGGCTGCGAAGTACAGCGCCCCCGAGGAAAGGTCGTGCACCTGGGCGGCGTCGAGCAGGTCGGTCTTGGGGGCCACCTCCTCGGCCAGGTAGGCCCCGAAGTAGCGGGCCTCGGTGGCGCTGAGCTGGCGCGGCTCGAGCAGGCGCAGGCCCGCGGCCTCGAGCCGGGGGCGCAGCTCGCCGAAGAGCTCGCGGGCCTCGCGGACGTACGCCTGCACCTCGCCCAGTAGGGCCCGGTACTCGCGGGGCACCCGCGGGCGTTCGCGCGAGGCCCGGAAGAGGCGGTAGACCCGGGCGGAGAAGAACTCGTCGGTGTTGGCGGCGAAGATGGCCAGGTAACGCAGCTTCTCGAGCAGGGGCACGTCGTCGCGCCGGGCGGTGAGCAGCACCCGGTGGTTGAAACGGAACCAGGAGCGTTCGCGGCCGAGCTTCACCGGGCCTCCGCGCGGTAGGGTGGGGCATGGAACGCGTGGGCATCGTGGACCTGGGGTCGGGAACGGCCCGGCTCGTCGTCTACGCCTACGAACCCGGCCGCCACTACCGCCTCGTCGACGAGCTGCGCGAACCGGTGCGGCTGGGGCAGGGGCTCGCGGCCACGGGCCGGATCGCGCCCGAGGCCGCCTGGCGGGCGCTGGGCTTCCTGGCCGCGGTGCAGGACTACGCCCGCGCCACCGGCCTCGAGCGGATCGACGCCTTCGCCACCAGCGCGGTGCGCAGCGCCGCGAACGCCCGCGAACTGCTGGAGCCGGCGCGGCGGATGGGGATCGAGGTGCGGGTGCTTTCGGGGGCCGAAGAGGCCCGCTACGGGGTGCTGGCCGTCGCCGCCGGCTTCACCTTCGAAGACGCCTGGGTCGTGGACCTGGGCGGCGGCAGCGCCCAGCTGAGCCGGATGCGCGGCCGCGGCTTCGCCGGCGGGGCCGCCTACCCCCTGGGGGCGGTGCGGCTCAGCGAGCGCTTCCTCGCCCACGACCCTCCGCGGGCGCGCGAGGTGGAGGCGCTCACCGCCGAGGTGAACGGGCAGCTGCAGGACGTCGTCTCCGAGCTGCGCGCGCGGCCGCTGCCGCTCGTGGCCATGGGCGGCACGGTGCGCAACCTGGCGCGGGCGGTGCAACGCGCCCGCCGCTACCCGCTCGAGCGCCTCCACGGCTACTTCCTGCGCGCCGCCGACCTGGACGAGCTGACCGAACGGTTGCTGGGCCTGCGCGCCGCCCGCCGCCGGCGGGTGCCCGGCCTCTCGCCCGACCGCGCCGACGTGATCGTCGCCGGGGCCCTGGTCTACCGCACCCTGCTGCGGGCGGCCGGACTCCCCGGCTTGTGGATCTCGGGGCTGGGCGTGCGCGAGGGCGCCTTCTTCCGGCACTTCCTGCCGCCGCCGCACCGGCCCGCGTGCGTGCGCGAACTCCACCTCGCGAGCCTCGAGGCCCGTTTCCCCCAACCCGCTGCGCATACCCAGAGTGTACGCGACCTGGCCGCGCGGCTCTTCGCGGCGCTGGCGCCGCGGTACGGGCTGGACGAAGGCGACGCCCGCCTCCTCGACGCCGCGGCGCGGCTGCACGACGTCGGCCTGGCCATCGACTTCTACGACCACCATAAGCACGGCGCCTACCTGGTGCTGCAGCACCCCCTCGCCGGCTGGAGCCACCGCGAACAGGCGCTTTTGGCCCTGCTGGTGCGCTACCACCGCAAGGGGCGGCCGCGGCCCGGGGCGCTCGCGGCGGTGCTCGAACCCGGCGACGAAGAACGCCTGGTGCGCCTGGCGGCGATCCTGCGGCTCGCCGAGCACCTGGAGCGCGCCCGCAGCGGCCGGGTGCGGCGGCTGGAGGTGGAACTCGGCGCGGAGGCGGTCACCCTGCGGGTGGGCGGTCCCGAGAACCCCTGGGTGGAGGTCTGGGAGGCGCAAAAAGACGCCGCGCTCTTCGAGCGCGCCTTCGGACTGCGCCTCGAGGTGCAAAGCCTATGAAAGCCGGCGCAGCACCCCGGGCGTGAGCAGGTAGCGCAGCTCGGCGCCGCCGCGGCGGAGGCGCAGCGCCAGCAGCCCCGACTTCTTGAAGGCGAAAGCGTCCGTCCGCCCGGCATCGCCGGCGAGCAGGGCCGCCGCCACCCGGCCGAGGTCGGGTTCGTGGGCCACGACGGCCACGGTGCGGCCGCGCACGATCAGGCGCTCGAGCAGCTCCGGCCCCCAGCCGCCCGCGAGCGCCGGCTCCTCGGCCACCACCTCGGCGAGCGGGGCCAGGTGGTCGGCGGTCTGGCGCGCCCGCAAGAGCGGGCTGGTCCAGAGCAGGGCGTAGCGGACCTCCAGGCGCTCGAGCGCCGCGCGCAGCCGCTCCGCCTGCGCCTCCCCCGCCGCGGTGAGGGCGCGCTCGTCGTCGGGAAGGCCTTCGCGCCGGGGCTGCGCGCGGGCGTGGCGGATCAGGTGCACCTCGGTCATCAGCCGAACCGCCCGGTGATGTAGGCCTCGGTGCGGGGGTCGCCGGGGTTGGTGAAGAGGCGCTCGGTGGGCCCGAACTCGATCATGTCGCCGTTCAGGAAGAAAGCGGTGTAGTCGGAAACGCGCGCGGCCTGCTGCATGTTGTGGGTCACGATCACGATCGTGACCTGCTCCTTGAGGCCCGCGAGCAGGTCCTCGATGGCCTGGGTGGAGATGGGGTCGAGGGCGCTCGTGGGCTCGTCCATGAGCAGCACCTCGGGCTCGACGGCGAGCGCCCGCGCGATCGAGATGCGCTGCTGCTGCCCCCCCGAGAGCCCCACCGCGGGCTCGTTCAGCCGGTCCTTGACCTCGTCCCACAGCGCCGCGGCCTTGAGCGAGCGCTCGGCCACCTCCATGAGGCGGTCGCGGTCTTTCACCCCCACCAGCTTCAGTCCGGCGACGACGTTCTCGAAGATGCTCATCGTGGGGAAGGGGGTGGGGCGCTGGAAGACCATGCCCACCCGCCGACGGATCGCCACCGGGTCCACCCCCGGGGCGTAGAGGTCCTCGCCGTCGAGCAGCACCCGGCCCTCGATGCGCACGATCGGGTTGAGGTCGTGCATGCGGTTGAGGGCGCGCAGGAAGGTGGTCTTGCCGCAGCCCGAAGGACCGATGAGCGCGGTGATCTTGCGGTCGTGCACGGGGAGGCTGACGTTCCGCACGCCGGCGCTCTTGCCGTAGTGGACGGTCAGGTTCTGGGTCTCCATGCGCAAGGGTTCCACGAACGCTCCTCTCAGCTCCGGCGCATCGCCCGGCGCGCCAGGTAATTGGTCACCATCAGCATCAGCGCCAGCAGCAGCGCCGCGCCCCAGGCCTGGCGGATCCAGTCCTCGTAGGGCGAGATGGCGTAGACGTAGATCTTCAGGGGCAGGCTGTCCATCGGCCCCAGCGGGTCGAACGAGAGGAAGGGGTTGCCGAAGGCGGTGAACAACAGCGGCGCCGCCTCCCCAGCGGCGCGCGCCAGCGCCAGCAGCAACCCGGTCACGATGCCCCCCTTGGCCGCGGGCAGGATCAGGCTGAGGGTCACCCGCCAGCGGGGCAGCCCCAGGGCCAGGCCCGCCTCGCGCAGCTCCCAGGGCAGGATGCGCAGCACCTCCTCGGTGGCGCGCATGATGATGGGGATCATCAGGATGGCCAGGGCCACCGCGCCCGAGAAGGCCGAGAACCCGCCCATCGGCTCGACGACGAGGACGAAGGCGAACAACCCCATGAGGATCGCGGGCACGCCGCCGAGCACGTTGGCCACGAGCCTGAGCGGCCGGTTCAGCGGATGGTCGGGGTACTCGGCCATGAGCACGCCCCCGCCCAATCCGAGCAGACCGCCCATGGCCAGCGCCATCAGGTCGATGACGAAGGTGCCCACGATCGCCGGCAGCATGCCCCCGCCGCCCTCGCCCGGCGGGGCCGGCGGCTGGGTGAAGAAGGCCCAGTCGAGGGCGCCGATCCCCTGGGTGAAGACGTGCAGCAGGATGAACCCGAGCGGCAGCAGCACCAGCAGCGTGCCCAGGTAGACGAGGGCGACCATGACGCGGTCGCGCAGGTAACGGCGGCGCAGGTTCACTTGCGCCCCTCCCCCACGCTCATGCGCCGCAGGATGAAGTCGGCGACCAGATTGACCGCCAGCGAAAGCAGCAGCAGCAGGAAGCCGACGGCCAGCAGGCTCGAAAGCTGGAGCCCGCCCTCGGCCTCGGCGAACTCGTTGGCGATCAGGCTGGCCATCGTCGCCGCCGGCCCGAAGACGCTGTAGGGCAGCTGGCCCGAGTTGCCGATCAGCATGGTGACGGCCATCGTCTCGCCGATGGCGCGGGCCAGCGCCAGGACCACGCCCGCGAAGATGCCTCCGCGCGCGTAGGGCAGCACCACCCGCCGCACCACTTCCCAGCGGGTCGCGCCGAGGGCGTACATCGCCTCGCGCTGGTCGCGCGGCACCATGCGGATGGCGTCGCGCGCCAGCGAGGAGGCGTAGGGCACGATCATCAGCGCCAGCACCAGCACCGCCGAAAGC
This genomic stretch from Oceanithermus profundus DSM 14977 harbors:
- the alaS gene encoding alanine--tRNA ligase, producing the protein MTTAEIREKYLRFFEEKGHLRLPPFSLIPEDDPTLLFIVAGMAPLKPYFMGAKPVFPGHEGEHRRVVTCQKCLRVGDIENVGRTARHNTFFEMLGNFSFGDYFKKEAIAWAWEFVTDPKWLGLDPDRLYVTVYKDDDEAYAIWRDVVGVPEERISRWDEDENFWPAGAISEGPNGPCGPCSEIFYDRGPGFGSPDETGPNTGSGDRFVEIWNLVFTQFNRSGPIPGEGVLEPLPQKNIDTGMGLYRVAAILQDVEDFYATDTFKPLIDLVAERSGVPYKGALSVSHRVIADHVRAVVAALSDGATFSNTGRGYVIRRLLRRAVRHGYLLGIKEPFLHELAPVVAELLGDYYPEMKEQLASVQPAIRAEEARFLETLEQGIRRLESLLAGLKEGDVLPGEEAFRLHDTYGFPLDLTEEIAAERGVKVDREGFERAMREQVERARAASAFSGDVFAAAAPALERVFEDHGATEFTGYERLEDEGKVLLILQGEAELDRLEAGQGGQVVLDRTPFYAEGGGQVGDSGYLEWPGGRARVVTTKKSKQGLHLHEVEVEEGALAVGAAVRAVVDPERRCTEKNHTATHLLHAALRAVLGPQVRQAGSLVAPDRLRFDFTHAAALSPEEVRKVELLVNRWVQADFPVSWTFMPLEEAKKAGAMALFGEKYADTVRVVKVEGSPDTAGILEAEVRSMELCGGCHVRRTGEIGYFVITAEEAVSAGVRRIEALTGEAAVRYARDLLDRDAALARALGTSLEGLPQRIEKLQQELKQLRRENEKLAADLARAQLGGGGAPAVREAGGWRYVAAAFAGLDVPSLRQVADEILERYGVDLVVVGAGGALIVKVSPDAVQRGLAAGQVIRALAERTGGRGGGKPHLAQGGGFDVEKALAALDEVLAGL
- a CDS encoding ABC transporter permease encodes the protein MELVLLVWRNLTARFTRSLFTWLGIAVATASMVLFLSFGEGLRQALVSEMGNFGPQIRVVAEGTDVFSPPQPELPPEMLEQIRAMAPELGIRKIIPSVMLVRGGFDPTSSFIFHGLPEGADPRDFYPPAKAAAGRLDPHPDGAVVGAKKAELSKLTLGKPLRLSREVTVPVVGILEPASGLVDSLIFVPLKTLQQVLGTKNYGVFMILLDPDAKVEEVARKLEAAIPGIDAQSTNEALKFAERSLRIGDLIRFGISLVALVVGGLLVANTVMMSVYERTREFGVMRAIGARRRFIFGLVLSEALFLALAGGLAGVLAGVLGSAAINAYTQEAVGLALSAVTPRLALFSMAVALVLGLLAGLLPARGASRIPVTEALGRV
- a CDS encoding ABC transporter ATP-binding protein, producing the protein MLRAENLTKRYRQGSVTVTALEGFSYEFPPGPTAVVGPSGSGKTTLLNLLAGFDLPTEGEVELGGARLDRLGEDERAGVRLEQAGFVFQSWNLLPTLTALENVAFPLLLAGVAAGVRRERAMALLEQVGLADRAHHRPNQLSGGEQQRVAIARALALEPAVLFADEPTGNLDSAAGHRVLDLLLEHAVGERRLVLVTHDLEIAARAERVLHLRDGRLVKIEEPAAV
- a CDS encoding sensor domain-containing diguanylate cyclase; this translates as MRGPWVPVLIVVLLLLLGYWTESMTFGAFAVFMAAWFWGGLAGLGAAAVTWLMYLGHGLSDRTMLLDALGLAFVAVGGHLLKRRADALSLRQARIRGSLRAILHASKRVARFEDPDELLRRAPRFFEEGPARGACVLRVEDDEVRVESGDCRPEEWREPLLRASQSDEPLYLDGGGRGPYRFLVPMCDRYVLCVEPAGPLEEDERDLITAFANLVCLVRRRLQENREAEQFSRLMTALASSRSLTEASEKVIQLLLPVLGASSGLVVIFRGGRFEPLAMVGRIPEAERELLENGLPAGWGGVWRSYIQRRPLFIDDYGAFDLKVDSVYEAGVKSLAFVPVSGERRARIVLVIQDEKVRSWEDEERDFLVLVARGLGLMAEQFLTRERMNALLRLEREVFDSPIELAYDRLLAYAVRLVPGGEAGSLLVRTPEDDFRYTASLGYEQEGLKKIRFSLEDVRDVWYGAGEEAWSRGEPRVFSAVEQDIAEVSYKTAPIEVIDQAGRVREIKANLCLPIVYQGEVLAVLNIESFSDPEAFDDESIEAARFFAQQAALLLHEQHYRNLLERAAHTDPLTGLPNRRAFDREFTVMWQSAERYGYPLSILVMDLSRFKEVNDRYGHAAGDQVLVRVGRVLSEITRNGDRIFRWGGDEFAVLMPHTALLGAVRAAERYARAIEQVCVETTCVGVNIGAAAFPEDTRDPSELIKLADARMYQAKRSGLVVEPRS
- a CDS encoding phospholipase D-like domain-containing protein, whose product is MKLGRERSWFRFNHRVLLTARRDDVPLLEKLRYLAIFAANTDEFFSARVYRLFRASRERPRVPREYRALLGEVQAYVREARELFGELRPRLEAAGLRLLEPRQLSATEARYFGAYLAEEVAPKTDLLDAAQVHDLSSGALYFAAGHRRLRYLLRQPEQRRFLPVPGRPGAFVRLGALVRARSDLFLPEPMPMYELRLTRIAQLEAARMDWEELPLALETRLDGAPSRLELEAGFPWRTALARSLELLDDEVFEQPPPLDLRALFELADLEVPGLRFPPLRPRRRRGFASDPFACLRGRDVTLYHPRDDFGQVVGFARAAARDPGVRRLRATLYRVGRENPILDALIEAADRGKEVEVLLEGRARFDELVNLYWRLHFEGHGVRVLDYPPGAKVHAKLFLVEAEHGVYAHLGTGNYNPHNGRLYTDLSYFTARPELTADVAGYFDALAAGRTPEPKTLASGPAARELLLAKIAAVARDRGEVIVKVNHLTDARLLRALAAAADRGARVRLVVRSTLTALHPRFESISLVGRFLEHARLAAFRTAEGWEVWASSADWMERNFDRRLEVFFPIADALARERLLRLLRAQLADDVNAFVLEADGAQRPRWAGKRDSQRRLL